The Chryseolinea soli genome contains a region encoding:
- a CDS encoding molybdopterin-dependent oxidoreductase, with protein sequence MKQQHLITRRRAIIAGLTSLSGMLLPACSQPLPPTYGNILRMGDVLTYKAHRALLPGQSLVKEYAYGDISSFPATGTIDPSVHSEAYGPFLKNGFGDWRLSVEGRVARPGLYSLADLQKFPMRKQITRHLCEEGWSAIAEWTGVPLSVVLQHAGILPTARFVNFVAYDGYRESIDLLDAFHPQTLLAYGMNGRDLSIPHGAPVRARVETQVGYKSIKFLERVVVSDDFIDNGDIGWAWYVGI encoded by the coding sequence ATGAAACAGCAACATCTCATCACGCGGCGCCGGGCCATCATCGCGGGGTTGACCTCGCTGAGCGGCATGTTGTTGCCCGCCTGTTCGCAACCTCTTCCGCCCACCTACGGCAACATCCTCCGCATGGGCGACGTGCTCACCTACAAGGCCCACCGGGCGCTGCTGCCGGGACAATCGCTGGTGAAGGAGTATGCCTATGGCGATATCTCGTCGTTCCCCGCCACGGGCACGATCGATCCCTCGGTGCATAGCGAGGCGTATGGTCCCTTTCTTAAAAATGGGTTTGGCGACTGGCGCTTGTCGGTCGAGGGGCGTGTGGCGCGACCGGGATTGTATTCGCTGGCCGACCTTCAGAAGTTTCCCATGCGCAAGCAGATCACACGTCACCTCTGTGAAGAGGGATGGTCGGCCATTGCCGAATGGACGGGTGTGCCGCTGAGCGTGGTGTTGCAACACGCCGGCATCCTGCCCACCGCACGCTTTGTGAATTTCGTGGCCTACGACGGCTACCGCGAAAGCATCGACTTGCTCGATGCCTTTCACCCGCAGACGCTCCTGGCCTATGGCATGAACGGCCGCGACCTTTCCATTCCCCACGGGGCGCCTGTACGCGCACGGGTGGAGACGCAGGTGGGGTATAAGAGCATTAAGTTTTTGGAAAGGGTGGTGGTGAGTGATGATTTTATTGACAATGGGGACATTGGGTGGGCTTGGTATGTGGGGATTTGA
- a CDS encoding cytochrome b/b6 domain-containing protein: MPSLSVTNGQHKRWVRISHWIIAMSFVALVFSGYEMLMTHPRLYWGEVGNDLTPALLELPVSRNYHHNGWTQRESFFDRPGSPVSAGRTYDIFNQNGWGRSLHFLAGWFLFVTGAIYLLAGAFTGHFRKRLLPRRDEFTWRSFLRDVGDHLRMQIPKGGGPYGLLQKCTYVTIVFFLLPLMVVTGVTMSPAVTAAYPFLLKMFGGVQSARTIHFFAFVALVLFLVVHVVMVIRSGFRQQMRGMTLGK, from the coding sequence ATGCCCTCTCTCTCGGTTACGAATGGTCAGCACAAACGCTGGGTCAGGATCTCGCATTGGATCATCGCGATGAGTTTTGTCGCGCTGGTGTTTTCGGGCTATGAAATGCTGATGACCCACCCGCGGTTGTATTGGGGTGAAGTGGGCAACGACCTCACGCCGGCTTTGCTGGAATTGCCCGTCAGCCGCAACTATCATCATAACGGATGGACGCAACGTGAGTCCTTTTTCGACCGGCCGGGATCGCCCGTATCGGCAGGCCGCACCTACGACATTTTCAACCAGAACGGGTGGGGGCGAAGTCTGCACTTCCTCGCCGGATGGTTCTTGTTTGTCACGGGCGCAATCTATTTGTTAGCCGGGGCTTTCACGGGACATTTCCGGAAGCGGCTCCTGCCACGACGTGATGAATTTACATGGCGGTCGTTCTTGCGCGACGTGGGTGATCATCTGCGCATGCAGATTCCGAAAGGTGGTGGCCCCTATGGCCTCCTGCAGAAGTGTACCTATGTGACCATCGTGTTCTTCCTGCTTCCGCTGATGGTGGTGACGGGTGTGACGATGTCGCCGGCAGTGACGGCGGCGTATCCATTTCTGCTGAAAATGTTTGGAGGCGTTCAGTCGGCGCGGACCATCCACTTCTTTGCCTTTGTGGCCCTCGTGCTGTTTTTGGTGGTGCACGTAGTGATGGTGATCCGTTCCGGATTCAGACAACAAATGCGGGGCATGACCCTGGGAAAATAA
- a CDS encoding response regulator: protein MHVLVVDDLKEDRFIIKKLLTPRFNVTTLSSAPEARAFAMSRGFDVAVVNAMLREDLDGIALLRDLKAICPNNFLALACTCHPEPSRTRKLLQAGFKDILLKPFDVNAFTFLVNEGRA, encoded by the coding sequence ATGCACGTGTTAGTGGTCGACGACCTGAAAGAAGATCGATTCATCATCAAGAAACTCCTCACCCCGCGCTTCAACGTCACCACCCTCTCGTCGGCACCCGAGGCCCGGGCCTTCGCCATGAGCCGCGGCTTTGATGTGGCCGTAGTCAACGCCATGCTCCGCGAAGACCTTGACGGCATCGCCTTGCTCCGCGACCTCAAAGCGATCTGCCCGAACAATTTCCTCGCACTGGCTTGCACTTGCCATCCTGAACCTTCGCGGACGCGGAAATTGTTGCAAGCGGGGTTTAAAGATATTTTGCTGAAGCCTTTTGATGTGAATGCTTTTACGTTTTTGGTGAATGAGGGGCGTGCCTGA
- a CDS encoding transglutaminase domain-containing protein, translating to MHRYVIVLFFLVTVGPAFSQNTNSSSLKLLSSRITRGLSEPRKKLDAIFYWVTDNIEYDVAIYSKWLSGHNMYEDFDLNYRDSIEYNEAVANVVANRKKAVCDGYARLFKSLCNHAGIPCEVVNGMAKGVINDELQPHAWNAVRLSGKWYLIDPTWASGHVTDTFTKELDMFYYLTPPEKMFLNHLPDEQKWTLLDKSFNAERFSQSPVANIEVIKNGLIDYYPKTKTIMLRPGESATVWLLFDKSPSDLDIEISAKGWPETRASRLNIELTEKVADSLYRIDPDYFKEIEKIQIVSKKVIQNKVEFVIKPLTDIKGIQIHVDYGFPALVYETSTAKKGVIIH from the coding sequence ATGCATCGATATGTAATCGTACTTTTTTTTCTGGTGACCGTCGGTCCTGCGTTCTCTCAAAATACCAATTCCAGTTCCTTAAAATTACTTTCGTCGAGGATCACCAGGGGTCTTAGTGAACCTAGGAAGAAATTAGATGCTATATTTTATTGGGTTACCGACAATATTGAATATGATGTCGCGATTTATAGCAAATGGCTGTCCGGACATAATATGTACGAAGACTTCGACTTGAATTACCGGGACAGTATTGAATATAATGAAGCGGTTGCAAATGTCGTTGCTAATCGAAAGAAAGCAGTTTGCGATGGCTATGCCCGGCTATTCAAATCGCTGTGTAATCACGCAGGCATTCCGTGTGAAGTAGTAAATGGAATGGCCAAGGGAGTGATAAACGATGAGTTGCAGCCGCATGCTTGGAATGCAGTAAGACTCAGTGGCAAGTGGTATCTCATTGACCCTACATGGGCAAGCGGACATGTTACCGATACCTTTACGAAGGAGTTGGACATGTTTTATTACCTAACTCCCCCTGAGAAAATGTTTCTCAACCATCTTCCCGATGAACAAAAGTGGACACTGCTCGACAAGAGTTTCAATGCTGAAAGATTCAGTCAATCGCCCGTCGCAAATATTGAAGTGATTAAAAATGGACTTATCGACTACTATCCAAAAACTAAAACCATAATGCTTCGGCCAGGGGAATCCGCTACGGTCTGGTTACTCTTCGATAAATCACCATCCGATCTTGATATTGAGATCAGTGCGAAAGGGTGGCCGGAAACCCGTGCATCAAGACTTAATATTGAACTTACGGAAAAAGTAGCGGACAGTTTGTATAGGATTGATCCGGATTACTTCAAGGAGATAGAAAAAATTCAGATTGTCAGTAAAAAGGTAATTCAGAACAAAGTTGAGTTTGTTATTAAACCGCTGACGGATATTAAGGGGATTCAAATACACGTCGACTATGGATTTCCTGCATTGGTGTACGAAACATCAACCGCCAAGAAAGGTGTTATTATTCACTAA
- a CDS encoding response regulator transcription factor has product MIKTAIVEDQVRYRDLLRTILSNSDNIELVFEREHCRNIVADVVKQTPDVLIMDIDLPGKSGIDAVVELKAVFPGVKILMLTVFEDDDKIFAAIKAGADGYLLKKDSPQKILDAIRELHEGKASMNGLIAKKVMEYFYNKKPIPEAQDFHLTKREHEILKLLVEGLSYKEIAAHCFISPETMNSHVKNIYQKLNVHSRAALAARFGNK; this is encoded by the coding sequence ATGATCAAAACAGCAATTGTTGAAGACCAGGTTAGATACCGGGATCTATTGCGTACGATTTTGAGCAATTCGGATAATATAGAACTTGTTTTTGAAAGGGAACACTGCCGGAACATTGTTGCCGATGTTGTTAAACAGACGCCGGATGTATTGATTATGGATATTGACCTTCCGGGTAAAAGTGGTATAGACGCCGTGGTTGAGCTCAAGGCAGTATTTCCCGGTGTGAAAATTTTAATGCTCACCGTGTTTGAAGACGACGATAAAATATTTGCCGCTATTAAAGCAGGAGCCGATGGCTATCTCTTAAAAAAGGATTCACCACAAAAAATTCTGGATGCCATCCGGGAGCTTCATGAAGGCAAAGCCTCCATGAATGGGTTGATTGCAAAAAAGGTTATGGAATATTTCTACAACAAAAAGCCTATACCCGAAGCGCAGGATTTTCACCTTACAAAACGGGAGCATGAAATACTGAAATTACTCGTGGAAGGCCTAAGCTATAAAGAAATTGCGGCGCACTGTTTCATCTCTCCCGAAACCATGAATTCTCATGTCAAAAACATCTACCAAAAGCTGAATGTGCATTCCCGTGCAGCGCTCGCCGCGCGTTTTGGGAATAAATAA
- a CDS encoding sensor histidine kinase, producing MKNNFDRELLRSQLEIQSQAFESISRELHDNVGTLISIAIVHLQSLEVTLQEAEKNTVRAADGLLSEAMGTLRDISKSIHPENISRLGWQDSFIAELDRICKTKLFTVAHSIEGDPIDIELDKQVIIFRIIQETLNNIVKHSNGSHIDARICFSDRHVVITIADDGRGLNRTLIELMESGSGVRNMFARAAMLPAVLTIKPGNTSGTVVELSYHEPAMELQKI from the coding sequence TTGAAAAACAATTTCGATCGGGAACTCCTCCGGTCGCAGTTGGAAATTCAGTCACAAGCTTTTGAAAGCATATCCCGCGAATTGCACGATAATGTGGGCACCCTCATCTCTATCGCCATAGTGCATTTGCAATCCCTGGAAGTGACCTTACAGGAAGCAGAAAAAAATACAGTGAGAGCGGCAGATGGCTTGCTCTCCGAGGCGATGGGCACCCTCCGGGATATATCAAAAAGCATTCACCCCGAAAACATCAGCCGGCTGGGCTGGCAAGATTCATTTATTGCCGAACTGGACAGGATTTGTAAAACCAAGTTGTTTACGGTGGCCCATTCCATAGAAGGAGACCCGATCGACATCGAACTCGACAAGCAGGTTATTATATTCCGCATCATACAAGAGACATTAAATAACATTGTGAAACATTCTAACGGTAGCCATATCGACGCAAGGATTTGTTTTTCAGATCGCCATGTCGTGATCACGATTGCAGATGACGGAAGAGGATTGAACCGGACGTTGATCGAATTGATGGAATCAGGTTCCGGCGTCAGGAATATGTTCGCCCGCGCAGCCATGCTGCCGGCTGTCCTTACCATTAAACCCGGAAACACCAGTGGCACGGTGGTGGAACTTTCTTATCATGAACCTGCTATGGAGCTGCAAAAAATATGA